GGAGGGCTGAGCTGGGAAGTTGCTCACAATCAGTGTGCTTGTTTGTGCTCACAGATCCATGAAGGAAGGAGGGTGACACAAGGCTCTGCTTCAGGAAAGCCCCTGTATGGTAGGCAAGGATCTCTGGAGCAGGCAGTGAGCATGCTCATACCCATACAGCTGTGCATTATGTCTTGCATACTTTTCCCCactgtctttttatttctagAAGTATCCCCAGCTTCATCCAGTTCTGGGAATTTCAGCCAATTCACACCAGATTCAGCCACCAGTCCACATTCAGCATCCTCGTCCCCACAGCCTACGGATAGGTCTCAGGAGGGCAGAGAAGATGGCATGGACGATGGGGTGAGGAAGTCCAAGAAACGCACAGCTTTCTCCAAGGAGCAGCTGCACACCCTGCACCAGCGGTTCCAGAGCCAGAAGTACCTCAGCCCCCAGCAGATCCGGGAGCTGGCTGCTGCCCTGGGGCTCACCTACAAGCAGGTGAACATAGAGTCTTTGACCCATGGTATATCTGTCACACAGCAGCTGAATGGTCATATAAGGCAGTGACAGGATGGGAAGATAAGTCCCCACCTGTGAATACAGGCAAAGGTTGCAGCTAACAGTTGCTCTCCTGCTTATTCATGTTCAGAGATCAGAAGCACTTCTTGGGGCAGGAGAGTCAGTGTCACCTCACTGGGGCCTCCCCAGTGAGGGATCAGTTAAGGGTACTGTTGCCAACACTTGTAATAGAATTGCAAACACAGTGATGAATATGTTGTTTGCCACAAACAGCCTCTGCCCTGGGCTTGACAGCAATTCACAGGCTTTTTCCTTGCACTGGTGAACATCACAGAAACCCTGGCATGCGTCAGTTCTCTGAATCCTTGGGCTGCAACGTGCTGAAAGCTGTTGCTAACGTTTCCTAGGGCTGACCTTGTCCACTATCTAATAATGTGCCACACTCAACACTTTCTGGTGGCTTGACATCCCTCTCCATGTGGGTACTGCTGGGATTATATATTGCAACTCGACAGGGTCTTTGCTGATCTCCAGGCAAATAGAGTATGTATGTAGTGTATGTATGTAGTGTATGTATTTAGTATATGTAAGTATGTATATGtagtatatatatgtatatgtatgtatgtatgtagtGAACTGGTGCTGGCTCAAATGATACCTTCTTAAAGCAGAGGGGGCTGGCAACGGGCGTACAAATACTTGCAGTTACAAGTAAAAAGTCTGCCTGGAATTTGGATGTCATAGTTGGGCGCGACAGCCTGGGTGCTCTGGGACTAGAACAAGTCATATATGCATTGTAGGTGCACACATACACGTGCACACGCTGAGCAGGAACTTGAGACTGGTGAGACAATCTGGTCTTTCCTTCAATCCACATCCCCACAAAGGCTGCTTTCCCGGTGCAGACAGAGCCCTAGGGCGAAATGGCTCTGGAATTCACTACAGCAAGGAGCTTTGAATTTGGGAACTGCTGGGTGCAGGGAGCAAgcctctccctgctctgctcacaaGCATGCAGAAACAGTGTCTTAGAAGCTTGCTTGAAGTGCAGGGGGCTTGTAGAGACCTGCGTGGGTCTAGTTTGCACCAGTCATTCATCCCCATGATTGAAATGAGTCAGTTTGTCACAGCTATAACTGTTCTGTGGATGGAATGCTGTCCCCTCCTCCCACTATGCAGATGCACTAGCCACCTGCTGAGGCTGCTAGACAGACATCCCCATTGGCAGCAACCCCAGGGAGCTCTTCAGGCCTTTATCTGCTGCTGCCTATATATCTATGCCATCTGGTCACTCTTCCCCTGGGTCTTCCTGCTTTGGAATGGGATAACATttgctcttccctctcctttgctgatgttttcttttctctgctctcctttccccacccaGGTGAAGACTTGGTTCCAGAACCGGAGGATGAAGCTGAAAAGGTGCCAGAAGCATAGCCTGTGGACTGAAAGGGCTCAGTGCCTCACGCAAGTAAGAACATAGCATATGGCTCAGCATGGTCTTCTGTCTAGCCAGATAAGTCCTGTGATATATTTCCTCTGTGACTGTGGTGACTTAAGCATAAAAGTATGAGCATAGCCTGCCTTCTCATTTGTTCAGTGCAGAGGCACAGGCTTGGCACAGCTCCATGTTCTGTGGGTAGCCTAGCAATAGGCTGACTATGCCACTGAAATGCTTCcagagaaaagctgttttcctcacatatatatgtgtgtgtgcatgtgtctatatatatacacacaactATGTAACCACTCCTGAGCTATGGAGAGAGAGATGGTTCTTCTTGCCCTCCCATGCCATTGCTGCCAATCAAGAGGACATGAAATGTGAAGGAACAGAGCCCTAGTACCTGCCAGGCTGTTTATTCTGTAGAGAAGCTATTGTCACAGTGGAGAAGCTAGCTATGTATTCTGACTCACTGTCTTTCCCTTTCAGAGTGCCTTCCAGCCAAGTACTTACCTGGACATGCACCCCAAATTCCACCAGGGCTACCCAATCACCGCAGCCAGCAACATGCAAACCATGCCTCCCCCCCGTCAGCACTACGGAGCAGGGCAGAACGCTTACACAATTGTGACCAGTGAGGATGGAGGAGTCTTTGGCAAAGGTGGAGGCACCTGCAGTGTCCAGCAGACACTGCCCAGCTTCATTGCCCAGCACAAAGTAGACTTTTACCACAGCTGTCCTGGCAGTGTGGAATATCCAGGCACAAAGACGGGTGACAGCTGTAACTTTCACCACTCTGCCGCCATGGGGGCTCCTTTCCCAACCACTGCTGGCCACCATCTCTATCATTCCTAAGCACTGTGGATGTGGGGTACTTGGGGCAGCCGTGAATCAAATCTTATTCTCATTTCTCCCTTTGTTATTCATGTGCTCTTCAATTCTGAGGCATCATGTAGCTAGAACTTGTTGGGCATCCAAATATGTGCCTGCAAGCgtgcacaaacacacagacaTGCAGATACCTGTTTGCCCATATATGTAGATACAGCTCTTCATTTATATGTCCTTACACATGCGCACACACACTCTTCTTTGTTGGCACAGACAACCTTATAGCAAGACTCGAGATCTGGCTACCTAGATAATGCCCTGGATCTTCTAAATTATGGATCTTGTAACTTGTCTCAAGAGGAGGCACAGATTCCTTTGGGGATCTCCTTTGTACATATCACCGTACCGTTGTGTATACATAACACATGAAGTCATGGAGTATATGGAGAAGTGCTGGTCACATATTCACTGAAATTGGAGAAGTTATTGTCACACACCAAGCATCTGATGATTAGACCACCAGTTCAGTGGGTCAGCCACAAGGTGTAGGACTGATGAAGTGTCTAGTGAAGGGAGATGTGACAATTAGCTTGCACAAAGGCTGGTAAGATGGTCTTACAAGCATCAAAATTATAAATAAGCCCTTTGTTGTAGTTTGTATCTTTCTGTGCCTCCCCTCGAGAAAATCTAACAGTGCATTCAATTTGgcaaataataaaatgttttaaagactgattatatattttttgtatctttttttccccactgtaaTAGAGCATTGCAATATGAGATCCTGACGGAGCATAAATAGCCATATCAACCGTATGCCATTGTTATTACTGATTTGACTCTGAAACTAGAGacagatttttctgttattaGTGGATCAGCTTCATGACTTGACCATGCCAGATAACTAAATTCAAAGGACCAGGTGAGTAACTGCCACTCGCCTTAAGAATTTCCCTAACCAGAAACATTTTATACTGAGGCTGGCTAAAACATAAGAGGTGCCATCATTTCTCAGCTTAATACTACATACGTGTCTAAGTACCTGAACAGATGTGTGTATCAAGGTATATTTAATAACAGGGACCCAGTTCCCTGAGTAACAGGTTTTCTATTACTCTGATGATGGCAATGACTTTAATGCAATGAAGTAGCTGTCATGATGAAAAAAATGGgcataaaatgaaagcaattgaTGTCTGGAGTATTAAGAGGCATGGTCTCTATTGACAAAGCTGGTTTATGTCCCTGTGCCTCACAGCTGTTTTTTCCACCTGCACTCCCTCACAACCCTGTGGTTGTTCAGTTGCATTGCTCTAGAGCTGTACTGTAAACTGCATGGCCAGCACGACTTGGGGAAAAATAAGGAAGTCATATCCTTCTGGAGATCCATTTTAAAGCACAGTCCTTCCTGTCCCCTAGTCCTACATCCAGAGAATGTGTAAGCCTGGGAAGACACTTTTTGCAACCACTGCATCATCAGAGAGGTGGGGATCGATTAAGCTAACTTAACTGAAGAGATGCTGGTTAACCCATGAAGGTCGAAGCAGGAATCATCAGGGCTCTCACATGAATAGGAGTTTTTTTCAGCAACTTTGGAGCCAACAGTGCTACTACTAACCTGGATGTCATCTGAAACCTTTCCATGCCACCCCATCAAAGGCTGCTGTAGGTAAAAAGTTGAGCTTGTGACTTCTCCTCGCTAATAATTGTCTGGAAAAGGAGTCCCATGTCATGCCCTGTCGTTTCAGGGGTGCTTTAGGACAGGCAGGGTCCTGCTGTGAAGTCTCTGTGACTGGCttgcaggaggatgctgcctATAAGAGCAACACTTGTGATCACCTTACTATTACCAACAAACACTACCGAAGCTTGCAGTTTCCTCTAGAGACTCGTAACATTTTTCAGAGGCCATCATTCAAAGCTAGAGCTTACGGCCATAGGCTGATCAGGAGACTGAAAGCCTGAAGCAATTCCACCAGGCAAGTAAGCCATTTCCAGGAAGGTTGTTCGTTGATGTCTGCTGTCTCAGGAGCCGCATTCCCAATGCCCTGTGTAAAAAGAGCAGGAACGCAGCTCCTGTTACAGTAGTCCCTCAGCCACAGCCAGCCAGACGTGGAACACTGGAgacttgctttctcttctggtCTTTCCCTAGTATCTAAGCAATGACTTGGAGGGATCTTGTTGTTGTAATTTATGTTGTAATTTGTAAAGGATTTAGTGATTCAGACACTGCCCATCTGTTAGAGACACGCTGTGTGTGAGCAGATGGACTTCCATTAAgcatgagaaattaattttagcCTGATTGTAAAATAGATTCACAGGTACGACCTGAGGATGCTCTTCAAAACTCTGGACACCATGAAGATAACATGCCTTCACTGGAAAGGAAaaccttggggttttttggttttggtctaAGACCAGAGCTATGATTTTGGGTCCTTCATGCTTCTTGCCTTCTCAGTATCAGACAAGGTGCTGCTGGCCTCTGATGATGGGCCAAGCAAGAGATGCATGGCAATGCTTTACTGAAAATTTCTGAAACCCTGCTAGTTCAGCATCTGAGTC
The sequence above is a segment of the Lathamus discolor isolate bLatDis1 chromosome 1, bLatDis1.hap1, whole genome shotgun sequence genome. Coding sequences within it:
- the LOC136007172 gene encoding homeobox protein NANOG-like, encoding MCAHLALPPYQAYPGGTAMGYLDFYWNSAGEAGHGPASAGPGAGLGAGQSPEAGGKRQTAEVSPASSSSGNFSQFTPDSATSPHSASSSPQPTDRSQEGREDGMDDGVRKSKKRTAFSKEQLHTLHQRFQSQKYLSPQQIRELAAALGLTYKQVKTWFQNRRMKLKRCQKHSLWTERAQCLTQSAFQPSTYLDMHPKFHQGYPITAASNMQTMPPPRQHYGAGQNAYTIVTSEDGGVFGKGGGTCSVQQTLPSFIAQHKVDFYHSCPGSVEYPGTKTGDSCNFHHSAAMGAPFPTTAGHHLYHS